In Apium graveolens cultivar Ventura chromosome 10, ASM990537v1, whole genome shotgun sequence, the following are encoded in one genomic region:
- the LOC141689864 gene encoding UDP-glucuronate 4-epimerase 3-like: MKQMCHIDNIPSTPGKFKMEKSWYMHRFRWHSCLTKLTFWSFVFLGLILVFFFRASSSSSSLPSDVSRRSLKTSSWGGPVWEKRVRLSARVRSKNGISVLVTGAAGFVGTHVSSALRRRGDGVLGLDNFNEYYDPSLKRARQALLERSGVYIVEGDINDMVLLEKLFEVVAFTHVMHLAAQAGVRYAMENPSSYVHSNIAGLVSLLEVCKAANPQPAIIWASSSSVYGLNLKVPFSEKDRTDQPASLYAATKKAGEEIAHSYNHIYGLSLTGLRFFTVYGPWGRPDMAYFFFTRDILKGKSIQIFEAANHGTVARDFTYIDDIVKGCLAALDTSEKSTGSGGKKKGPAQLRLFNLGNTSPVPVSDLVKILERLLKVKAKKSIMKLPRNGDVQFTHANISAAHRELGYKPSTDLQTGLKKFVRWYLSYYSDGKKSDH; encoded by the coding sequence ATGAAGCAAATGTGTCATATTGATAATATTCCATCGACTCCTGGGAAGTTTAAGATGGAAAAGTCTTGGTATATGCATAGGTTTAGGTGGCATTCTTGTCTTACAAAGCTCACATTTTGGTCTTTTGTGTTCTTGGGGTTGATTTTAGTGTTCTTCTTTAGGGCCAGTTCTTCGTCATCGTCGTTGCCCTCGGATGTCTCGAGACGTTCCCTTAAGACCAGTTCTTGGGGTGGCCCGGTTTGGGAAAAAAGGGTCAGATTGTCTGCTAGAGTCCGGTCTAAAAATGGAATATCAGTTCTTGTTACAGGGGCTGCAGGGTTTGTTGGGACACATGTGTCTTCAGCGTTGAGACGTCGTGGTGATGGGGTTTTAGGGCTCGATAATTTTAATGAGTACTATGATCCTTCATTGAAACGAGCCCGTCAGGCGCTTTTGGAGCGCTCAGGTGTGTATATTGTGGAGGGTGATATTAATGATATGGTTCTATTGGAGAAGTTATTTGAGGTTGTGGCATTTACTCATGTGATGCATTTGGCAGCTCAGGCCGGTGTTAGGTATGCAATGGAGAATCCGAGCTCGTATGTTCATAGTAATATTGCCGGACTTGTTAGTTTGCTTGAAGTTTGTAAGGCTGCTAATCCGCAGCCTGCAATTATTTGGGCATCTTCGAGTTCTGTATATGGGCTTAATTTGAAAGTACCGTTCTCAGAGAAAGATAGGACTGATCAACCTGCCAGTCTGTATGCTGCTACAAAGAAGGCAGGTGAAGAGATTGCACATTCATATAATCATATATATGGACTCTCGCTTACTGGATTGCGGTTCTTTACTGTTTATGGTCCTTGGGGAAGACCTGACATGGCTTATTTCTTCTTCACGAGAGATATATTGAAAGGAAAGTCGATACAAATCTTTGAGGCTGCCAATCATGGCACAGTAGCTAGAGATTTTACGTACATTGATGATATTGTGAAGGGTTGTTTGGCAGCACTAGATACTTCTGAGAAGAGTACAGGTAGTGGTGGAAAGAAGAAGGGCCCGGCTCAATTGAGATTGTTCAACTTGGGGAATACTTCACCTGTACCAGTTTCGGATCTTGTGAAGATTTTGGAGAGGTTGCTGAAAGTGAAGGCGAAAAAATCTATAATGAAGTTGCCACGAAATGGGGACGTGCAATTTACGCACGCAAACATTAGCGCAGCACATAGAGAGCTTGGATATAAGCCCTCAACAGATTTGCAAACAGGGTTGAAGAAATTTGTTCGTTGGTACCTTAGTTACTATAGTGATGGAAAGAAGAGTGACCATTGA